A window from Caldisericaceae bacterium encodes these proteins:
- a CDS encoding PadR family transcriptional regulator: MFKGIKRERKNSFITNFFGSKEFLYFYILHLLNAKSMYGEEISKSISSLINGCWYPNPGFIYPMLKKLSYFGYIKGQWVAGESKHPRLVYEITEEGRFHYTSLKLDWFDNLKEFILILNVLNKEEG, translated from the coding sequence ATGTTCAAAGGTATAAAAAGAGAAAGAAAAAATTCTTTTATAACAAATTTTTTTGGTTCAAAAGAGTTTTTGTATTTTTATATTTTGCATCTTTTAAATGCCAAAAGTATGTATGGCGAAGAAATTTCGAAATCTATTTCTTCTCTTATTAATGGATGCTGGTATCCTAATCCGGGTTTTATTTACCCTATGCTTAAAAAATTGAGTTATTTTGGTTATATTAAAGGTCAATGGGTAGCAGGGGAGAGTAAACACCCAAGACTTGTTTATGAAATTACCGAAGAGGGGAGGTTTCATTATACAAGTTTAAAATTAGATTGGTTTGATAATTTAAAAGAGTTTATACTAATTTTGAATGTGCTCAACAAGGAGGAAGGTTAA